Sequence from the Chroicocephalus ridibundus unplaced genomic scaffold, bChrRid1.1 SCAFFOLD_105, whole genome shotgun sequence genome:
cttctcctggggatggttgcaggggcatgaaggcgggtgtgcagccaggggtgcccagggctgtccttcagaacagggtcccggtgcttcagaggaactctgcctcctgccagtgccaactctaaccctgcccagtgagcttctgccctcaaggacgtgggatccagggcagcagctgcctcatctgtggccgtagctgcagcagaagggactctcctgagcaccctctgtccctccctggccttgtttcccttggcagaagcatcggggcattgctccttgcttctccacccgtccctgctgctgctgctgctgcttctttgatttcagtctctctggggtgggggcttcatcagcagctcagcaactgaccctgcaggtcctgccatgcagatgtgtccctggtgcccaaggcctcttctaacctctgggtctctaggcaatgcagtccatggggtggggataaaGGTAACTCCCAGAAAGGGCCccccatcttctgggcatccaaaagctgacagctcttccctggggaggggagtttggagatctgcactttggaactggactcctctgctctccgtgggatcatcctccagaccaaagtggggctggcaaaaagcagctgagagcaggacggatggagagaccagctGTCCTCCTTCTGCACTAAGGGTCTGTCCTATTgcctcccaggactctcacaatagcactcgtagggtagcagaaatgccagggatttctaccttcaaacatgactcctcaaGTGGGCCAGGGGTAAccggagcaaaataaacaaaacaacccccccagctctgttctgcagccaggggacctgggagtgacagtgctcaaaagctcttttatatcggGGGTAGAGTTACCCTGCAATCactcctggttcctctctccctcttgctgcacagcacgactgactcctctggagcccacagcagagtcccctgctccccattgcaccctcagccagcacaaaccagGCATCACACCAGGATCTGCACAAACGCCTTCCTGGACGGACGGAGGTCATTTGGGGGGCTTTACTGTGACCAGTGCAACAGGTCCTACTCGGACCTGTctgtcctcactcttcactgtcttttcctccttggacaggcccccatgtgcagagggaaactatgtccaacggcagctccatcacccacttcctcctgctggcattcgcagacacgcgggagctgcagctcttgcacttctgcctcttcctgggcatctacctggctgccctcctgggcaatggcctcatcatcactgccgtagcctgtgaccaccgcctccacacccccatgtacttcttcctcctcaacctcgccctcctcgacctgggtgccatctccaccactgttcccaaagccatggccaactccctctggcacaccaggaccatctcctacatgggatgtgtttcccaggtctttttctttgccttcttgatgtcagcagactTTTGTCTTCTCACTGTCacggcctatgaccgctacgtagccatctgcaaacccctgcactatgggtccctcctgcgcagcagagcttgtgtccacatggcagcagctgcctggggcagtggcattctcaatgctctcctgcacacggtcaatacattttcaatacccctctgccaaggcaatggcctagaccagttcttctgtgaaatcccccagatcctcaagctctcctgctcacaatcctacctcagggaagttgagctaattgtatttagtgcctgtttattctttgtgtgttttattttcattgtggtgtcctatgtgcagatcttcagagcTGCGCTGAAGATCCCCTcgcagcagggacggcacaaagccttttccacctgcctccctcacctggccgtggtctcactgtttatcagcactggcatGGTTGCCCACCTgaagctcctctccatctcctccccatccctcaatgtggtgatggctgttgtgtactcggtggtgcctccagcagtgaaccccctcctctacagcatgaggaaccgggagctcaaggatgccctgaagaaACTCATCTGATGGATCCTGAGGCAGTAAAAGTAATGTGCCTCCCGTTCTCTGTGTCATGCTATAAGTTTACTctaggccaggcttcagccattatttttttctctgataattatcctttgaagtaattgcttgggatcatagcacttctcttgaggctctttcctgttctgtctcattcttgaagaaccatgtgtcacctctttcctccctaagagcatctctgcaagaaaaggggatctcctgagtgtggtgcctgatggctgggtctgcttgatacagttttggctACGAACAAGCCTAAGGAACTGGACTTTCCCAGcgtctttccaccttgttttgggaaataatgtcacagtagcactggcatattttagacaccaagacttagttgaaggctctcttcttggtgtagaggggcagTGGAGATGGTACATGACGTCCCAGtaacattcctcaggctgtcacaggtatgatggggctgatggcagatttcaatccatgtggaaaggaatctggagtggtcaggagaggacggggacactccatgttctctgggatgggaagtgaatggagacagagaagagtttaagtctcagagataggtccccccaggacaaatcactaaatccaggtacccacaagccaggactctgcagggccgtgggaggcagtgaagatgcatcaggcagagggaaaggagactggagagatgcgggagctgcctgaggagccccagggccaggagtctcctgctgtcctggggagcagggcaggcggggaggcagagcggggcaaaggcagttagggctggggatcagctgcagctgaaggcaggagagccagagagcgagtggcctctgctggcccttggggccagctccagccctggggtgatggggaggctgagagccctctctgcccccagcagctgtggtgcccttcagaggggctggggctgtggggggagtgcccagagctctgcagttccctgtggggagcactgctgtggggccagcccagaccagggggctcttttgggctgggctgggcagatggcggggaaggtgggagagagacagggtgggtctggagtggtgtggcaagtgcccaggagaggaaaaccccaatgttagcggcgctgtgtgaccatgtgaggacgtgctccagtgggcatgtggggcagagccaggtctcctggagaaggaagcaagtcattgtcctggttctggcagggacggggttaattctccccgggctccatcagggacacaggtattccatgccatgtgagccatggccaggcagagctgccagaggaggggccaggaagtcgctgctggggagcgggctggggcgtcccgggtccggttggtgagcggcggttccgtagtcgtgtttgtacattcctctgtccgtgttattgttgttgttttcttgttccctttgctcttctgttaaactgccgtcgtctcaacccacaagttctgccttttttcttccaattcttcccgtattgggaaggcccgagcgagcggcacttagttccttgttgccgtctgaggccaaaccacgacagtccttttttggcacccaacgtggggctcgaagggttgagataacaacagaatccaactagagcttggaaaaacgactttgttgtatgcatttattgtattaggtaaatagtcactggtcaccatgttgcttggtttgttctcgtggctgtgtcatgtaaattcctctgtggcttatgtactccctgcaatgctgtttatcacctctgggagagggatcaggattgtcattttactgtcctgtgtgatatcggcttaggatatgagaacatcacttgttagacagttacttgggggcgtttaagtggcattgctgtcctgtccgtaccttgggcaccgtctctcacaatttattaataattacacccagtctgtgggggaaatggggggacactttccccagctcttttgcctcccttttccccttcgggtcaggtatgacagcttttgagaattttgaatatccttgggatgctcaaaccagcctggtcctattgttatgtctgctgaatgtgttccaggtcctgttcagggttaaacgactatttaagacgaccacccagagacctgctccgaggctggacagtcaggggtggcacggcatgtgggagaacacgggcaggtacctagagaacttctcgcctccaatggtctgggacttcacccctgaacaattacaggaccctgacagagtggtagaatatctgaagggaaaatgctgtggctattctggagaggcacaactcaccgcactgtgctgggccctggccagtatctaccaggccctgctcagtgttacgcagcaccctcagggggaagagatggagaccaggacgacagacactgcagctactccaacccctgcgacagagactgcggctactgcaacccctgcgacagagactgcggctcctccaaccccagtggcagccactgccactgaaccagggaaccaacccgcgccagtatcagttgcccccatacagaagaagaagtacacgaagaaatcagttctcttagtaagggataacgatgaaccagggccatcacgagaacaggaggaagaggcagaaccagagataattactcgatcccgatccttgagtgagctgcgggatatgcgaaaagatttcagccgactttcaggcgagcacattgtcacctggatgatgcagacttacccacagaccctgatgaggtgcaatgcacgaggcccatgtggcggaagtttgtacggagcgcaccatcgtcatatgccaactccctggcagtaatggaatggaaaggcgaagagggaccaagggtggatgaggtggctggccggctccggccatatgaagaaagtctctcttcccaccttgtctcagctgtggagaaactgtcgcggaaggtccagcaacttgaagagaatatctcctactccccacctgtatgggccagcatctcagctattaggagcaggcgtttccccactcaagagagagagtacagagggtacacaccacgaggcaccctgtggttctacctgtgtgaccacggggaggacatgaggaagtcggatggacaacctacttcgaccctgcggacacgggtacaggagttgcaaggaaggacaaccacaaaagaggatccctccaggaaaagtgccgccttggtttccagggggcagttccccggacagagcagaaggcctgatcttacttctgatcctcttgaaggaacttccaagtcatttctgcaagaagtgagtaacggatactatgaccaggattagaggggccctgcctccgacaagggggaggaaagggacaaccgggtttattggacggtgtggattcgatggcctggcacatcagacccacaggagtatgaggctctagtggacacgggtgcacagtgcaccctaataccatcaagctacagaggggcagaacccatctgtatttctggggtgacaggggggtcccaagagctgactgtactggaggctgaagtgagcctaactgggaatgagtggcaaaagcatcccattgtgactggcccagaggctccgtgcatccttggtatagattacgtcagcagagggtatttttatgtgggtatttaatggatgtgatcaacaacatagcagctatgtctccaccaactagtaaaaaggaaacacaagctttcttaggcattgtggggttttggagaatgcatatcccacatcacagtctaattgtaatccctctctatcaagtaacccggaagaagaacgattttaaatggggttctgagcagcgacaagcttttgaacaaatcagacaggaaagagtccatgcagtggccctggggccagtcccggcaggacaagacgttgaaaacgtgctctacagcgcagccggggagaacggccctacctggagcctctggcagaaagcaccaggggagacccgaggtcgacccctggggttttggagtcggggatacagaggatccaaagcccgctacactccaacagaaaaagagatcttggcagcatatgaaggggttcgagctgcttctgaagaggttggtacagaagcacagctcctcccagcacctcgactgccggtgctgggctggatgctcaaagaaagggtccccaccacacatcatgcaactggtgccacagggagtaagtggattgcactggtcacccagcgaactcgaatgggaaaccccagtcgcccaggaattctggaggtgatcacggactggccagaaggcaaggatttcggaatgtcaccaggggaggaggtgacgcgtgcggaAGAGAAaattgggcagagagaaaccttatgaagttcaacaagggcaagtgtagggtgctgcacctggggaggactaaccccgtgcaccaggacaggttgggggctgacctgctggagagcagctcggtggaaagagacctgggagtcctggtggacaacaggatgaccatgagccagcaatgggaccttgtggccaagaaggccaatggcatcctggggtgcatcaagaggagcgtggccagaaggtcaagggaggtcatcctccccctctactctgccttggtgaggccgcacctggagtactgtgtccagctctgggctccccggttcaagagggacagggaactgctggaaagagtgcagcggagggctacgaggatgattaggggactggaacacctctcttatgaggaaaggctgaaggatttgggtctcttcagtctggaaaaaagacgtctgaggggtgaccttatcaacgcttataaatacttaaagggtgggtgtcaggacgatggggcaaggctcttttcagtggtgcccggggacaggacaagaggcaatgggcacaaactggaacataggaagttccacctaaacatgaggaggaacttctttaccctgagggtggcagagcactggaacaggctgcccagagaggtggtggagtctccaactctggagacattcaaaacccacctggacgtgtcctgtgtaacctgctgtaggtgaccctgctctggcaggggggttggactagatgatctccagaggtcccttccaaccctatgattctatgattctatgattctatgattctatgaagaggccccaccatataataaactgccagaaaatgggaagaaagatgccctgttcactgctgggtcctgccggattgtgggaaagcatggaaagtggaaggctgctgtgtggagtcctacaggacaagttgcagaggccagtgaaggacaaggtgaatcgaggcagtttgcagaggtgaaagccattcagctggctttggccattgccgagcgagaaaaatggccagtactttatctctacactgactcatggatggtggcaaatgctctgtgggggtggctacagcagcagaagcagggcaactggcagcgcagaggcaaacccatctgggctgctgaactatggcaagatattgctgcccggatagagaatctggttgtgaaagtacgccacgtagatgcccatgtaccgaagaatggggccacggaggaacatcagaacaagcagcaggtggatcgggctgctaggattgaagtggctcagctggatctgga
This genomic interval carries:
- the LOC134509532 gene encoding olfactory receptor 14A16-like, with product LAALLGNGLIITAVACDHRLHTPMYFFLLNLALLDLGAISTTVPKAMANSLWHTRTISYMGCVSQVFFFAFLMSADFCLLTVTAYDRYVAICKPLHYGSLLRSRACVHMAAAAWGSGILNALLHTVNTFSIPLCQGNGLDQFFCEIPQILKLSCSQSYLREVELIVFSACLFFVCFIFIVVSYVQIFRAALKIPSQQGRHKAFSTCLPHLAVVSLFISTGMVAHLKLLSISSPSLNVVMAVVYSVVPPAVNPLLYSMRNRELKDALKKLI